The sequence GTATTTTTTATATAACTCATATTTGTTTCTTGAGCTCTACTTGCTATTTGTCCACCAGATGTTGTTTTTACTTTATAATTTGTGTAATCTCTTGTATTAGCTAATTTTGTAGAACTTGGATGGCTTTTTAAATATGTTAAATCTCTATTTTTAACTGTCAATATTCCAAAACTTCCATAACTATTTATTGTAACAGTTCCTGTATTTTCTCCAGTCATCATGTTTAATCCCCTATTAGGTCCATTATTACTTGACCATGGATCTTCTGGACGAAGTTGAATTCCAGCACTTTCAGGTGCTCCTAAAGTTATAGTTCCATTTCCTCTATTTATCATTTCTGTTCTGGTATTATTTGAAGAAGCATCAAAGTTATTAAAACCAAATCCTACTTGATTTTTTACACTTGGTCCACCATTTCCTATTACCTTTCCCTCATTAATTACCCTTATATTTGCTACATTTTTAATATCATTCATTCCTAGACCAGTATTTGTACCATCACTTAAACTGGTATGTGTTCCCTGTACATCAATTCCAACATTTTTAGATTTATTTAAGTTTATAGTTCCTGTATATCTAAATGGTCTTATAACAGGGTCATCATCTTTAATACCTTCATCTACCATAAAGGCTCTTGTATCTTCTACATTTACATTTACATTTGTACTTATTCCATCTAGATTTTTAACTCTTCCCCAAGTAGATATATAATTACCATGAAATCCATTTTGAGTTACATTTATAGTAATACTACCAATATCATAAGGTCTATCATTAAATTTACGTGTTGAATCTCCGCTTAAACCACTTGGAGATAACATAAAATCCACTGGATTTATAGTTGGAGTATTTATAGTTATCGTTCCAACACTATCAGGTGTTGTTATTGACAATGGTGTAATACTTGGTGGTTGAATTCCAATATTAATAGTTGGTGCACTTGGTGTACTAGGACTAGCTGGTACAACATTAATAGTTGGTGGCACTGGTGCACTTGGTGCTGTTATTGCTATATTTATAGTTGGTGCACTTGGTGCTGTTGGTGCACTTGGTGCATTAATACTTAATGGATTAATAGTTACAGTTTCAACCTCTGGTAACTCAATAACTGGAGCAGGTAATGGTTCATTTACTTGTGGATTTACATCTGGTGCTTCCAAAGTTTGTACTGTTGGCTCTGTTATATTTAAAGAAATTGCTTGTTTAGTAACTTCCTTTGGAGAAATATGAGCAAGTATTTCTACTTCATTAGTAGGTTCCCTTAAATCTCTTAAATCTACTAATCCCCAACTTTTATTTCCATTTGTTGAAGAACCTATTGAAGTATCTTTATCTATTGTTACTCCTCCACCTGATGAATTACTTGCATTCTTCCAAGAATTTAATGAGTCATTCCCAGGAGTCAATGGTCTTCCACCAACTCTTTGGTTTTCAGCCATATCCATAGCATTTCTAACTTTCCAATTATCTCTTGTATATATACCATTAAAAACATATTTTTCAGACTTATCTCCACTACCTTTATATGCGCTTCCCCAATTTTCATAAAAATAGTTCATTCCAAATTGCCATGAGCTCCATGGAGATTTTACTACTTGATCTCCTTGTTCCATCAATTGAATTAATTCTAGTCTTAAATTTTTAATTTTTTCTTTGTTTTCATTCCTTAGAACATTCAATTTTGTTTGAACATTTCCAACTGAAGTCTTTAACTCTTCCCTAGTTACTACTTGAGAATTTTCTAAATTAACTTCTTCTGAAAATGCACCTACTCCTAACATTAAAAAAAGAATTGCTAAACCTAATGAATATTTTACCGACCTATATCTTTTAGCTATTGAACGCAAATCCTTTTCTACCTTATACAGATTATTTCCCATTATAATTTCCCCCTTTTTATTTTATATTTTAAATTATACTTTTTAAATATAGATTTTTACATTATAAGACATATTCCTAATTTTTTCAATAAAAATTTAAAAAATACAATTGTAATATATACAAAAAGGATTGACTAAAAATCAATCCTTTTTGAAATATAAATTGTATTTTATTTTAAATAGGCAATTTATGAATAATTATAGAAAAAATTACCATACATAAAGTTGCAAAAGGTTGAGTTGCTCCATAAGATACTGCTGGTTCATCACAATCTAGTGCATCAATCGCAGCACCTAAACCTGGTGCTGATGTCATTCCACCTGTTATAGCTCCTGATAATAAAGTCCAGTTGATATGGAAAACATAGTGACCTAGTAAAAATCCAAATAAAACAGATAATATTGCTACAAGTGCTGATACAATTGCTATCATAATTCCATCACCAGTAACTGCTTCAACAACACGGAATCCATAATTTAAACCTGTTCCTGCTAAGAATATTGATAAGAAATATGTTCTCATTTTCCCAAGTACAACAGAATCCATACGGAAAGTGATAGGTCCAATTTTACCAATAAATCCTAGAATAAGTGCAACTATTATTGCTCCACCTATACTTCCTAATGAGAAAGTTCCCAAAGGTCCCATTGAAATTTTAATACTTCCTAAGAAATATCCTAAAAATACAGCTATTGAAAATCCTACAAAGTCCATTTTTACTTCTGGAATAGTATTTTTTCCAGCATCTTTATCACTACTTAAATCAATTTTCTTTTGTGCAAAATATTTTTCTTTTTCTTTTTCAACATCAAATCTAAATATTTTTGGTATAAAGTTAATTCCTAAAATTAAGAATAATACTCCAAACGGATATCCTATTGAGTGCCCTACTCCAACTCCAGCTTTTGCTTCTGTTACATAAACTTCTGTGTCTTCAGCTGATAAAGTCGGTGTATTTTCTACTGTCATTTTTTCTGGAATATCTTCATTTTTTAATTTAGCATCTCTTTCTTTTGCATTATTGATAATAGCTAAAATTTTTGTTTTAGTTCCTTCACTTAAATCTTGAAATTCACTTGCTAAGTGTCTTGATTCAGCTTCTGATGACTCAGTAGCTGCTGCAAGTCCTGCTGAACTTGTTAAGGCTCCTGTATAAGTTCCTGTTATTTGGTATGGGCTCATCTTACTAAATATTTGTGAAAATCCATAAGAAGCCACTGCTCCTACAAATGGAATAAATATAGCTATAACTACAAATTGTTTACCAAACTTTGTAATAGCATATTTCATATCTTTTGCTGCTAA is a genomic window of Fusobacterium nucleatum containing:
- a CDS encoding aspartate:alanine exchanger family transporter, giving the protein MHFDVVGFIFNSLVLLFFTMTLGNLFGNVKFRKFNFGITGTLFIGLFVGYFLTKYAVTITEGSKYFSKAQNVLKGSIIDNSIMNLSLLIFIVGTGLLAAKDMKYAITKFGKQFVVIAIFIPFVGAVASYGFSQIFSKMSPYQITGTYTGALTSSAGLAAATESSEAESRHLASEFQDLSEGTKTKILAIINNAKERDAKLKNEDIPEKMTVENTPTLSAEDTEVYVTEAKAGVGVGHSIGYPFGVLFLILGINFIPKIFRFDVEKEKEKYFAQKKIDLSSDKDAGKNTIPEVKMDFVGFSIAVFLGYFLGSIKISMGPLGTFSLGSIGGAIIVALILGFIGKIGPITFRMDSVVLGKMRTYFLSIFLAGTGLNYGFRVVEAVTGDGIMIAIVSALVAILSVLFGFLLGHYVFHINWTLLSGAITGGMTSAPGLGAAIDALDCDEPAVSYGATQPFATLCMVIFSIIIHKLPI